One Anser cygnoides isolate HZ-2024a breed goose chromosome 6, Taihu_goose_T2T_genome, whole genome shotgun sequence genomic region harbors:
- the DYTN gene encoding LOW QUALITY PROTEIN: dystrotelin (The sequence of the model RefSeq protein was modified relative to this genomic sequence to represent the inferred CDS: deleted 4 bases in 2 codons; substituted 1 base at 1 genomic stop codon) — MINDSHWKNEVKVQIVRIKRFDLNGSICLCLDNVVLHFDLFHYRTPNAICPFQMDPDLQEAFNEVQNSVYRTALKLRAVQSLCQLDLIDVSLIXHILSSEQSQRKKQISLKVQQLFGMLKELFQRARLEKPGQVDPRAAKFTLSLLKAMFDRSGMGYIKTRSVASVALIALSGDTLLAKYRAFFEFYAVPDGKKALITRSALRSLLTDLNQIPAIVGESCTLSCVEIATHSCFQGVLNSAIVEEKFLSWQRSEPALLLWLPTCYRLSASETVSHQVRCRVCKNFPITGLRYRCLKCLNFDLCQVCFFTGCLRKPHKRSHPVVEHCVQMSAKASAKHFLRTVRNNLFQDCCRRKEAQRRRALEIIEERQFPTHEKIVPLAELSTSPFPENLSLTVDRPALESPTFVSENRTVTHKSKNNSETPEQDKTKIQAIASFEADMLKMYDSIKSIQNESRYMKKQFNKWKDKVQFLHSCQEDKSCKIETTLQSLRASHENLQMELQQIKQDIKTMLQSTTHPSFSLCQNMIPRNQHVLLEGRMQGGLNFAQIKPISRTCADWKALNHPNSENRMQLLETPEVPATMNFIFSEDPVKSVTPQSDGLFIGQCKKAKENQTYLPELMENSCSGIVGNTALTPSAIQIPPDEKEVSEEVELQQLVMKLKDALSLQAQPAQQSALKQDFFSAAERVCRSFSDLINQITANLEMMETAIHLPAPLNS; from the exons ATGATCAATGACTCTCACTGGAAGAATGAAGTGAAAGTTCAG ATTGTTCGGATTAAAAGGTTTGATTTGAATGGTTCGATATGTCTCTGTCTAGATAATGTGGTTTTACACTTTGATTTGTTTCATTATAGAACGCCTAATGCCATCTGTCCATTTCAGATGGATCCAGACTTGCAGG AGGCTTTCAATGAAGTTCAGAATTCCGTCTACAGAACAGCCCTGAAACTACGCGCAGTACAAAGTCTGTGCCAAT TGGATTTGATTGATGTTTCTCTGATTTAGCACATCTTGTCAAGTGAACAGAGccagaggaaaaagcagatttCTCTGAAAGTGCAGCAGCTCTTTGGAATGCTGAAGGAACTGTTCCAAAGGGCAAGATTAGAAAAACCAGGCCAGGTAGATCCAAGAGCTGCCAAATTCACATTGAGCCTACTAAAAGCCATGTTTGACAG atCTGGAATGGGTTATATCAAAACTAGATCTGTTGCA TCTGTTGCCTTAATTGCTCTTTCAGGAGACACTCTGCTTGCTAAATACAGAG ctttctttgagTTTTATGCTGTTCCTGATGGGAAGAAGGCCTTGATTACCCGTAGTGCCCTAAGAAGCCTGCTAACAGACTTAAATCAG ATCCCAGCCATTGTGGGAGAAAGCTGTACTCTGTCTTGTGTGGAAATTGCTACTCACAGCTGTTTCCAAGGG gTTCTGAATTCAGCAATTGTTGAAGAAAAATTCTTGTCCTGGCAGAGATCAGAGCCTGCTCTTCTGCTGTGGCTCCCTACATGTTACAGATTATCAGCTTCAGAAACAGTTTCTCACCAGGTTAGATGCAGAGTCTGCAAGAATTTCCCCATTACAGGCCTCAG GTATCGCTGTTTGAAGTGCCTGAATTTTGACCTTTGCCAAGTCTGCTTTTTCACTGGCTGTCTCCGCAAACCACATAAGAGGTCACATCCTGTTGTGGAACACTGTGTGCAG ATGTCAGCAAAGGCGAGTGCAAAGCACTTTCTCCGCACTGTCAGGAACAACCTGTTTCAagactgctgcagaagaaaggagGCTCAGAGAAGGAGGGCTCTGGAGATAATAGAGGAGAGGCAGTTCCCTACTCACGAAAAGATTGT TCCCCTTGCAGAACTCAGTACTTCACCATTCCCTGAAAACCTGTCTCTCACAGTGGACAGACCTGCCTTGGAGTCACCCACGTTCGTATCTGAAAACAGAACTGTAACACACAAGAGTAAGAATAACAGCGAGACGCCAGAGCAAGACAAGACAAAAATTCAG gcAATAGCCTCTTTTGAAGCAGATATGTTAAAAATGTATGATTCCATCAAAAGtattcaaaatgaaagcag GTACATGAAGAAGCAATTCAATAAATGGAAGGACAAAGTGCAATTTCTTCACAGCTGCCAGGAAGACAAAAGCTGCAAAATAGAGACAACACTCCAAAGCTTGAGAGCAAGCCATGAAAACTTGCAAATGGAGCTGCAGCAAATAAAGCAAGATATAAAG ACAATGTTACAGTCAACCACACATCCTTCTTTTTCACTGTGTCAGAATATGATACCAAGAAATCAGCATGTCCTTCTGGAAGGGAGAATGCAGGGTGGATTAAATTTTGCCCAAATAAAGCCCATTTCTAGAACATGTGCAGACTGGAAAGCTTTGAATCACCCCAACTCTGAAAATAGAATGCAGCTTTTAGAGACACCTGAGGTTCCTGCTACAATGAACTTTATATTCTCAGAAGACCCAGTGAAGTCAGTGACCCCGCAGAGTGACGGACTTTTTATTGGACAgtgtaaaaaagcaaaagagaatcAAACTTATCTGCCTGAATTGATGGAAAACTCCTGCAGTGGCATTGTGGGGAATACAGCTCTTACTCCCAGTGCAATACAGATACCACCTGATGAGAAGGAAGTCAGTGAGGAAGTGGAACTGCAGCAGCTAGTGATGAAATTGAAGGATGCATTGTCTCTTCAAGCCCAACCAG ctcAACAGTCAGCTTTGAAGCAGGatttcttctctgcagctgaACGTGTTTGCAGATCCTTCTCTGACCTCATCAACCAAATAACT GCCAACTTGGAAATGATGGAAACTGCCATTCACCTTCCAGCTCCTCTGAACTCTTGA